A region of Heptranchias perlo isolate sHepPer1 unplaced genomic scaffold, sHepPer1.hap1 HAP1_SCAFFOLD_1653, whole genome shotgun sequence DNA encodes the following proteins:
- the LOC137309474 gene encoding pre-mRNA 3' end processing protein WDR33-like: HGADVKCVDWHPTKGLVVSGSKDSQQPIKFWDPKTGQSLATLHAHKNTVMEVKWNQNGNWLLTASRDHLCKMFDIRNLKEELQVFRGHKKEATAVAWHPVHEGLFASGGSDGSLLFWHVGVEKEVGGMEMAHEGMIWSLAWHPLGHILCSGSNDHTSKFWTRNRPGDKMRDRYNLNLLPGMSDEAVGEYDDIEPNSLSSIPGMGIPEQLKQALELEQANKEEVNEVEMAIPG; the protein is encoded by the exons GACACGGTGCTGATGTGAAGTGTGTAGACTGGCATCCTACCAAGGGTTTGGTTGTGTCAGGAAGTAAAGACAGCCAACAGCCGATCAAATTCTGGGATCCTAAGACGGGTCAGAGTCTTGCGACACT ACATGCTCACAAAAATACAGTGATGGAAGTTAAGTGGAATCAGAATGGGAACTGGCTGCTCACAGCATCGCGTGATCACCTCTGCAAAATGTTTGACATCCGTAACTTGAAGGAGGAACTGCAAGTCTTCAGAGGCCACAAAAAGGAGGCTACAG CTGTGGCTTGGCACCCAGTACATGAAGGACTATTTGCTAGCGGGGGATCTGATGGCTCTTTGCTGTTCTGGCATGTGGG TGTGGAGAAGGAGGTTGGTGGAATGGAGATGGCCCATGAAGGAATGATCTGGAGCCTGGCCTGGCACCCCCTTGGGCACATACTTTGCTCAGGATCCAATGACCATACCAG caaattctggacaaGAAACAGACCTGGAGATAAAATGAGAGATCGCTACAATCTGAACCTGCTTCCAGGGATGTCGGATGAAGCAGTGGGAGAGTATG ATGACATTGAGCCGAACAGTCTATCAAGTATTCCTGGGATGGGCATTCCTGAGCAACTGAAACAAGCCTTGGAGCTGGAACAGGCCA